From the genome of Arthrobacter sp. SLBN-122:
CGGCGTCATCCTGCTGCCGCTTTACCTCCAGGAAGTCCGTGGCCTGGGCTCGCTCGAAACCGGTCTTGCACTGCTTCCCGGCGGCCTGGCCATGGGCCTGCTGGGCCCGGTCATCGGCCGCGCGTTCGACAAGGTGGGTCCGCTGCCGCTCACCATCACCGGATCCATCCTGATGGTGGTGGCCCTCTGGCAGTTTTCAATGCTCGACGCCGGCACCCCGGTGTGGTGGATCGTGACCTTGCATGTGGGGCTGAGTTTTGGCCTGGCGCTGCTGTTCACGCCCGCCTTCACCACCGGCCTGAACCCGCTTCCGCCGCACCTCTACTCGCACGGGTCAGCGATCATGAGCACCACCCAGCAGGTGGCCGGCGCCGCGGGAACGGCACTCCTGGTGTCCATCTTCGCTGTGGTGAGCGCCGCCTCGGGACTCGTCGCCGGGATGAGCGCAGCCTTCCTGACGGCTACCGTCATAGCCCTTGCCGCCGTCGTACTTTCCGCGATGATGCGCAAGACCGAAGGTGCCGGCGCGGGCCACGGCGCGCACTGACCCAACTACTTACTGGGGGTCAGCCGGCGAAGAACTCGCTCAGTTCCTTGATCAGCCTGTCCGGAGCCTTGATGGCGCCGTCGTGGCCGAGGCCGGGCAGGATGGTGTAGCTGGAGCCGGAAAGCACGTCGTGGATCTGGCCGCAGGCGATGCCGAAGTAGGCGGGGCTCTTTTCGCCCACCACAATCAGGGTCTCCAGGGGAAGCGCCTGGAACGGCTCGGCGGGCATGTCGGCGGCAATGATGGCTTTGATTTCGCGGACGCCGGTGCGCATCAGCTCGCGCTGCTGCTTTCCTTCGGTGGTTCCGGCCGTCAGCTTGTTGGCCAGGGTCAGCATGGACAGCGGCATGCGCGATGAGAAGGAACCGCCGGCTTCAAGGCCCCGCTGGATCACGGCGAGGGCGCGGTCATGGTCTCCAGCGGCGATGGCGCGCTCGTACTCCGCGATCCAGTCGGCCGTGACGCTGCCGTTCACGGAGACGGCGGGGTCGTAGACGGCGAGCCGTTCCACCGGCAGTGTCCGGGCCGCGTGCAGGGCCACGGCGCCGCCGAAGCTGTGCCCAAACACATCGGTGCTGGAGGTGTGCTTCATGACCGTATCCAGGTCGCGGATGTCCACGTCCAGGGTGTAATCGTCGGGCTGCGGGGACGAGGATCCGCGCCCGCGCCGGTTGAAGGTGTGCACCGGGCGGCCCAGGGCGGCGCTCAGTTTCTGGGCGAACTTGGTGTAATCCGCAGCCGTCACCATGGAAGGCGGCACAACCACCACGCCCGAGCCCGCAGAAGCAAGGTCAGCGCCGGTGGAGAAGAGCTCCACAGTGCCGCCGTCGGGGGTCCTGATGTTCTCTCGCGTCATGCTCCGAGCCTAGCCGAGCAAGCCCGGGTGGGGCATCCCGGCGGCCGGAGGCACGCAGGGTCACGCCAAGCGGTTGATGAGGGCCTGGCTCGCCGCGCGGATGGCCGGCAGCCCGTCCCCGAGCCCGCACAGGATCAGCCCGGCGTCGGCAGCCTGCATGGCGGAATCGGTACCGGCGGCGCCGTCCGCGCGGAGGTAGATCAGGGATTCCACCAGCCGGAAGGTGAAGTCGCCGCCGTCCGGTCCGCCCGGCGCGGCTGACGTCCCCGCGCCCAGTTCCCCGTACAGCCGCCTGAGCTCCTGGCGGTGGTTGTGGAACCTGGCGAAGCGGGTGCTCCTGACCTCGGGCAGGTGGTACAGCACGCCAAGGTTCCACCGCGCGCTGCACAGCTGGGTGCCGTCATAAAGCCCGACGGCGTGAAGGCGGCTTCCAGCCGGAGTTTCGGTTTCCGGGTCATCAGTGGGCAGCGCGGACACGGCACGTGCGAACCTCAGCCCGCCGGACACCGTCCCCTCAAGCAGGTCCTCGAGGATATCGTCCTTCGTTTTGAAGTGGTGGTACAGGGAGGACTGCCGGATGCCCACGGCGTCCGCGATGGACCGCGTGGAGGTGCTGGCGAAGCCCTGGGTGGTGAACAGCTCCGCGGCGGCGTCGAGGATTTCGTCGCGGGCGGTGGCGCCCGGCCGCGAGGGCTGCTGGTGGCGGGGGCGGCCCGGTCCGGCGGAAGTCACGGCCCCATTCTTGCACTGCCGGGTGCGCCGAAAACGACCGCCGGGCATTGTGAGGCGACGGAAATCTGCCCGAAACAAGATGTCTATCCGCCTTTTACAGAGGTGAAACTGTTTGGGGACATCCCGCTGGAAAACTATCAAGTGACCGGTAATCAGCAGCCTTCGGCCGAGCGCTGCAGTACCGGGAGGCTTCGCCCCCAAGATCCCTTTCCAGTTCCGGAGATTCCCGATGACATCCACCGTTCTCCCCACCGTCCACCAGGACGATGCAGACCTGACGTCCCTTGGCTACCAGCCCACCCTCCACCGAAAGCTCGGCCGCTACGCTTCCTTTGCCGCCGGCTTCTCGTTCGTTTCCATCCTCACCACCATCTTCCAGCTCTTCGCGTTCGGCTACTCGTTCGCCGGGCCCGCGTTCTTCTGGACCTGGCCGGTGGTCCTGGTGGGCCAGCTGCTGGTGGCCCTGAACTTCGCCGAACTCGCCGCCCGCTACCCCCTGTCCGGTGCCGTGTACCAGTGGGCGCGGCGCGTCGGCGGGGAAGGCGTGGGCTGGTTCGCCGGCTGGTTCATGGCAATCGCCCAGGTGGTCACCGCAGCCGCAGCCGCCATCGCCCTGCAGGTGGTCCTGCCCCAGCTCTGGGACGGGTTCCAGGTGGTGGGCGGCGACCCCGCCCTCAACACGGTGACCGGTGCTTCCAACGCCGTGGTCCTGGGCGCCGTCCTGCTGGTGGCCACCACCATCATCAACTCCCTGGGCGTGAAACTCATGGCCCACGTCAACTCCGTCGGAGTTACCTGCGAGATCGTGGGCGTCGCGGCCGTGATCCTGGCGCTCATCAGCGCCGCCCAGCGCGGCCCGGACGTGGTGGCGGACACCACCGTGCTGCAGGGATCGGACCTCGGTGCCGTGGGAGCCTTCCTGGTCTCGGGGCTGATGGCCGCGTACGTCATGGTGGGCTTCAACTCCGCCGGCGAACTGTCCGAGGAAACCAAGGACCCGCGCCGCACCGCCCCCCGGACCATCCTCTCCGCCCTGCTCATCTCCGGCGTCGGCGGTGCGCTGATGATCATCACCGCCCTGATGGCGGCCCCGAGCCTCGACGACGGCCGCCTGGCCACCGAAGGCCTGCCGTACGTCCTCACAGCGGTCCTGGGCACCTTCTGGGGCAAGGTCCTGCTGGTGGACGTGGCCATCGCCATCTTCGTCTGCACCCTGGCGATCCAGACTGCCGGTTCCCGCCTGGTCTTCTCCATGGCCCGCGACGGCAAGCTCCCGGCGTCGGCCCTGCTCTCCTCCGTTCACCCCACCCGCGGCACGCCCATGTGGCCCTCCATCGTGATCGGGGCCCTTGCAGTTGGAGTGCTGGCCATCAACGTAGGCAACGCCGCCCTGTTCACCACCCTGTGCAGCGTCTGCATCGTGATGGTCTACCTTGCCTACCTCCTGGTCACCGTCCCGCAGTTGCTCAACCGGCTCCGCGGCGACTGGGACAGGGTGGGGCAGACCATGCCGGCAGGCCTCTTCTCCCTGGGCCGCTGGGGCCTTCCGGTCAACGTCCTGGCCGTCCTTTACGGCGGCGTGATGGTCGTCAACCTGGCATGGCCCCGGCCCGAGGTGTACGACCCCTCCGGCGAGAACGGCCTCCTGCTGTGGTCCGCGCCCCTGATGGTCACCGCCGTGCTGCTCCTGGGCCTCTGGGTCAGGAGCCGGAACCTGGCCGCCAAGGCCTGATACGCGCCGTCCTTACTCAATAGCAGACCCAACAGCTTCCAGAAGAACCCCAAAGACCTACAGGACTGACATGACACAGACCATCGAAACGCCAATCACGGGCACCGCCACCACAGCCGGCGCCCGCGCCCACGCCAGGGAACAGCACGGCAAAACCGCGGAGACCATGCGCCACGTGCCGGCAGCTTCCGCACCGGCCCACCTTCTGGCCGGAATGCCCGACGGCGCGTCCCCCACATGGGCCGAATCCCTCGCCTTTGGCCGCTACACCACCATGTCCCTGGCCCGCGGCACCCGGATCCGGCTCACGGACACCGCCGGCGACGCCTGCGTGCACACCCTCCTGTACCGCGCCGGCGCCAGTCACGAACGCCTCAACGTGGCCGACACCGTCAAGGTCCCCTGGCAGGCATACCCCGGCGCGGGCCACCCGCTGCTGTCCGACGCCGGGCGCCTGATGGCAACCATCGTCGCCGATACGTCCTCCCGGCACGACGCACTGACCGGCGCCACCACCCTCGCCGGCAACACCACAAAGTACGGCGCCGGAACCGTCCACAGCGCCGCACCGGCGGCACGCGAACTGCTCACCCTGGCCGCCCTCAAGAACGGCCTGGGCACCCGGGACGTGGCGCCGTCGCTCTCCTTCTTCAAGGGCATCACCGTGAACCCGGCCGGGAGCATCACCTTCACCGGCAGCGCCGGACCGGGTGCCGCCGTCGAACTCCTGCTCCAGATGGACGCGGTACTGGTCCTGGCCAACACCGCCCACCCGCTGGACCCGCGCGCTGACTTCACCGGGACGGCCGTCGACATCCTCGCCTGGCACGCGCCGCAGGACCTCGCCGCACTGGAAGCCGGCAGCGTGGCCGGACCATTGGCCCCGGAACACCTGCAGGCCCTCCGCAACACCGAACACGACCTCGCCGCTAGGAACGCCCGATGAACACTGCAATCGATACCAGGTCAACCCCTGACGCAGCCGACACTGCCCTCGCTTCCGGCGCCGTGGTCCTTGACGAATTCGTTGAAGCCCGCGGCCCCTGGTCCGCAGTGGTGGCAGCCGGCGACGTGCTGACCATCGTGGACCTGGAAGGCAACCAGGCGGTGGACTGCCTGCTCTACGCCGCGGCCGACACCGCCGTCCGCTACTCGGCGGCGGCCACCATCGCCGCACAGCAGTCAATCGTCCTCACCACCGGTTCGGTCCTCCGGGCAGACAGCGGCGCGCCGCTGATGACCGTCGTGGCGGACGAAGTGGGCGTGCACGACACCATCGGCGGCGCCTGCTCCCAGGAATCCAATACCCTCCGCTACGGCCAGCACACCCGCGAACAGCACGCCTGCGTGGAGAACTTCCTGATCGAGGGTTCCCGCTGGGGCCTGGGCAAGCGGGACCTGGTGTCCAACATCAACTGGTTCATGAACGTCCCCGTGGACCCGGACGGCGCCCTGGGCATCGTGGACGGCCTGTCCGCCCCCGGAAAACGCGTGGCACTGAAGGCCGAGGTAGACACCCTGGTGCTCGTCTCCAACTGCCCGCAGATCAACAACCCGTGCAACGGCTTCAATCCCACACCCGTCCGCATGATCGTCACCCGGCCGGAGGCTGCACTGTGAACACCCCAAACCTTTTCGACACCCTCCTGATCGCCAACCGCGGTGAGATCGCCTGCCGCATCATCGAATCCGCCCGCAAGCTGGGGCTCCGGACCGTCGCCGTCTTCTCGGAGGCGGACCGCGGCGCCAAGCACGTTCGGCTCGCCGACGAAGCCGTGCTGCTGGGGCCCGCGCCGGCCAAGGAGTCCTACCTCCGGGTGGACGCAATCCTTGCCGCCGCCAAGGAAACCGGCGCGGGCGCCATCCACCCCGGCTACGGTTTCCTATCCGAGGACGCAGCCTTCGCCGAGGCTGTGGAGGCAGCCGGACTGGTGTTCGTGGGCCCCACTGCCGAGCAGTTGCGCATCTTCGGCACCAAGCACACAGCGCGCGACGCCGCCCGGGCGGCCGGGGTGCCCATGATCTCCGGTTCCGGGCTGCTTGAGGACGTGGACGCCGCCGTCGCGGCCTCCGCCACGATCGGCTTCCCGCTGATGCTCAAGGCCACCGGCGGGGGCGGCGGAATCGGCATGACGGTCTGCCGCTTCGAGGCCGAACTGGTGGAAAGCTTCCCCCGGGTGGCGCGCCTGGCCGGTGCCAGCTTCGGCACCGCAGGGGTTTTCGCCGAGCGTTACGTGGAGAACGCGCGGCACGTGGAGGTACAGATCTTCGGCGACGGCGAAGGCCGGGTGGTCAGCCTGGGCGACCGGGATTGCTCCCTGCAGCGCCGCCACCAGAAAGTCCTCGAGGAAGCACCCGCCCCGGACCTGCCGGCAGAGCTGCGGGAGGAACTGCACCGCAGCTCGCGCGCCCTCTGCGCGTCCCTTAACTACCGCTCCGCCGGCACCGTGGAGTTCGTCTATGACTCCGCCCGCAAGGAGGCCTCCTTCCTGGAAGTCAACGCCCGGCTCCAGGTGGAGCACCCGGTCACCGAGGCCGTGACCGGCGTGGACCTGGTGGAATGGATGCTCCGCCTGGCTCAGGGCGGCAGCGAAGCCCGGGCAGTCCTGGCAGACGTTCCGGACGCATTGCCGGTGGCCGGGCACGCCGTGGAAGCCCGCGTCTACGCCGAAGACCCTGCGCGCGGGTTCCAGCCCAGCGCCGGAACCGTCACCAACGCCGCCTACCCCACGGCAGCAGAAGCCCGCGTGGACGCCTGGGTGGAAACCGGCACTGACGTCTCCACCAACTACGATCCGCTCCTGGGCAAGGTCATCACCTCCGGCACAAGCCGCACCGACGCCTTCGACCGGCTCGCCGCAGCCCTGGAAAACACCCGGATCGACGGGATCGAGACCAACTTGGGGCTGTTCCGCGCCGTGAGCGGCATGGACGTGGTCCGCGCGGTCCAGCACTCCACCAGCACCCTGGACAATGTGGGGGACCCGGAGCCGCGCATCACGGTGGGCCGCCCCGGCCTGCAGACCAGTGTGCAGGACTGGCCGGGCCGCACCGGCCTCTGGCAGATCGGTGTCCCGCCGAGCGGCCCCATGGACGACCTCTCCTTCCGGCTTGGCAACACCGCCCTTGGCAACCCCGAAGGCGCGCCGGGGCTCGAGTTCACCATGACCGGACCCAGCCTGATTTTCACGCACGCCACCACGGTTTGCGTCACCGGCGCGAAAGTCACGGTGACGGTTGACGGAACAGAGGTGCCCGCCTGGACCCCAGTGACTGTCCCGGCAGGGGGAAGGCTCGACGTGGGCACGGCTTCCGGCAAGGGCCTGCGCGGCTACATCCTGTTCCAGGGCGGCCTGGACATTCCCAAGTACCTGGGCAGCGCCTCCACCTTCACCTTGGGCCAGTTCGGCGGCCACGCCGGCCGGGTGCTGCGTGCGGGGGACGTGCTGCGCGCTGTCCGGCAGGCCGCAGGGCAGGAAGTACCCACGGCAGCCGTCCCCCTCGACAGCCGTCCCGCCCTCACCACAACTTGGGAGCTGGCTGTGGCCGAGGGCCCGCACGGCGCCCCGGAGTTCTTCCAGCGCGAGGATATCGAGGAGCTGTACAGCGCAGAGTACGAGGTCCACTTCAACTCCGCCCGCACCGGCGTGCGCCTCATCGGCCCCAAACCGCGCTGGGCACGGACCGACGGCGGCGAAGCAGGCCTGCACCCCTCCAACATCCACGACACCGCCTACTCGGTGGGTGCCCTGGACTTCACCGGCGACACCCCCATCCTGCTCGGCCCGGACGGACCCAGCCTGGGCGGCTTCGTTTGCCCCGTCACCGTGGTGACGGCCGAACGCTGGAAGCTCGGCCAGCTGCGCCCCGGGGACAAGGTCCGGTTCGTGCCCATCAAAGCCGGCCAGGCGCCGTCGGCCAAGGACCTGGGACCCGGCCGCCAGCTGGTCCTCCCGAGCGACGCTGATTGGTCGTCAAGCCCGTCTGTGGCAGCCACGGCGACCAACCGCGGCTTCCGCGGCGATGGCGACGACGGCGTGCTGGGCCGGGTGCCGGAAGGTTCCGGCCGGCCCGCGGTCACCTACCGCCGCTCCGGCGACGACAACCTGCTGGTGGAATACGGCGAGATGGTGCTGGACCTTGGTCTGCGCGCCCGGGTGCACGCCCTGCACCAGCACATCGAGCAGCTCCGCGTGCCAGGCGTCGTTGACCTCACCCCGGGAATCCGGTCGCTGCAGATCAAGGTGGACCCATCGGTCCTGTCCACCACCAGGCTGCTCGACCTGGTCCAGGAAGTCGAGGCCGCGCTGCCCGCCAGTTCCGAACTGGTGGTTCCCAGCCGCACCGTCCGGCTGCCGCTGTCCTGGGACGATCCCGCCACCCGCGAGGCGATCGAACGCTACATGGCCGGTGTCCGTGATGATGCCCCCTGGTGCCCCTGGAACATCGAGTTCATCCGCCGGATCAACGGCCTGGACTCGGTCAACGACGTCTTCGACACCGTCTTTAACGCCGAATACCTGGTGCTGGGGCTGGGGGATGTCTACCTGGGCGCGCCGGTGGCCACCCCGCTGGACCCCCGCCACCGCCTGGTCACCACCAAGTACAACCCGGCCCGCACCTGGACACCGGAGAACGCCGTGGGAATCGGCGGCGCCTACATGTGCATCTACGGCATGGAAGGTCCCGGTGGCTACCAGTTCGTGGGCCGCACCACCCAGGTGTGGTCGCGCTACGCGGACTCGGCCCCGTTCGAGCCCGGTTCACCCTGGCTGCTGCGCTTCTTCGACCGGATCTCCTGGTACCCGGTCAGCCCGGAGGAACTCCTGGACCTGCGCGCCGACATGGCTGCCGGGCGTGGCCGGGGCGTCGAGATCGAGGAAGGCACCTTCTCGCTTGCCGAGCACGAAAAGTTCCTGGCGGAGAACAGCGGGTCCATCGAGGCATTCCGGGAAAAGCAGGGAGCCGCCTTCGCCGTCGAGCGGCAGGCATGGGCCGACGCCGGCGAGTTCGACCGCGCGGACGCGCTGGCCGCCGTCGTCACTCCCGTAGTGGATGACGTGGAGGTCCCTGAGGGCGGCTCGCTCGTTTCGGCGCCCTTCGCGGCGAGCGTCTGGAAGGTGGACGTGGCGGCCGGGGACCGGGTGGTGAAAGGCCAGCCGCTGGTATCGCTGGAGGCAATGAAGATGGAAACGGTCCTGGAAGCTCCCTGCGACGGCGTGGTGCTCCGCGTCCTGCCGGCGGCCGGGGGCCAGGTAGTGGCGGGCGAGGCAGTGGTGGTGCTTGGCGCAGCCGGACCTGCAGGGCTGGAAGAGCTGGAACTGGAAGAGGCAGCAGTATGAGCGCGGCAAGCAGTGGCAAGGCAACCGGGCGCGTAAAGGCGGCGCTCGCGGCACTGGAAACAGTGGACCGGCCGGAAATCTGGATCACGCTCCGCAGCGGGGAAGACCTCCTGGCCGAGGCGGCGTCCATCGATGCCGCCCTGGGGGCCGGCGCGGACCTTCCGCTGGCCGGGCTGCTGCTGGCCGTCAAGAACAACGTTGACGTGGCAGGCATCCCCACCACGGCCGCGTGCCCGGGCTTTGCCTACACACCGGACAAGGATGCCGAAGCGGTGGCCCGGCTCCGCGCCGCCGGCGCCCTGGTCCTGGGTGCCAGCAACCTGGACCAGTTCGCCACCGGACTGGTGGGGACGCGCAGCCCCTACGGCGCCGTCCGCGACTCGCGCCGGCCCGAGTACATCTCCGGCGGATCCAGTTCCGGCTCCGCGGTGGCCGTGGCGCTGGGGCTGGTGGACATCGCGATCGGTACGGACACGGCAGGCTCCGGCCGTGTTCCGGCCGGGCTGCAGGGCATCGTGGGCATCAAGGCAACCCTGAACGTCGTCTCCACAGCCGGGGTGGTTCCCGCCTGCAGGTCCTGGGACGCGGTCACCATCTTTGCCCGGCACCTGTCCACCGCCGAGCTCGCCATGGGCGTCATGGCAGGCAACTCCCGGGAGTGGCCGGCGGACATCCGTTTGGCTGCACCGGAACGGCCCCGGGTGGCCTATCCGGTCAGCCTGCCCGCGTTGCCTGATGCTTGGGCCGCCGAATTCCACCGCAACGTGGACCGGCTTCAGTCCCTGGGTGTGGAGGTGGAAGCCATTGAATTCGGTGCCTTCCTCGAAGCCGCCCGGCTGCTGTACGACGGTGGGCTGGTAGCCGAGCGCTACGCCGCCGTGGGCAGCTTCCTCGAAGAGTACGACGCCGGCACGGCTGGCCAGGCGGGCATCGACCCCACCGTGGAACGCATCATCCGCGCGGCCGGGACAGTGCCCGCGCACCGGTACGTCAACGACACCGCCAAGCTGGAAGCACTGAAGCAAAAGGCGATGGCGCAGCTCGAAGGGTTCGACGCCCTGCTGATCCCCACCACGCCGTTCCACCCCACCCTGGCCGAGGTGGCTGCGGATCCGGTGGGGGTGAATTCGCTGATGGGCACCTACACCAACTTCTGCAACCTGTTCGATCTCTGCGCCGTGGCAGTGCCGGCCGGCGAAGTGGACGGCGCCCAGTTCGGGCTGACGGTGGTGGGCAGGACCTTCGATGATGCCGTGGCGGCGGATATCGCCCGCCGCCTGGAGGTCACCCCGGAAGCTCCCGCCCTTTTCGCTCCCGGGGCGGCAGCTGAGGTTGACGGCAACGGTGCCCAACCGTCGTCGTCCGTGCCATGGCCGCTGGCAGCCGGTGCAACGGCCGTGCCGCTGGTGGTGGTGGGTGCGCACCGAAAGGGCCAGCCGCTGGCGCCGCAGCTCGAAGTCCTCGGCGCCGCCTGGGTTGGCCCGGTCCGGACCGCGGCCCGCTACCGCATGGTGGCGCTGGACACCGTGCCGCCCAAGCCAGGGGTGTACCGGTCCGAGGACGGCGCGGAACTGGTGGGGGAGAAGTGGCTGCTGTCGCCGGCGGCCCTGGGGACGTTCCTGGCCTCCCTCCCCGAACCCATGCTGCTGGGATCCGTGCGGATGTCAGACGGCTCCACCGCCGTCGGGTTCGCCTGTGATGCCGTTGCCGCCGCGGGCGGTGAGGACATCACCGCCTGGGGTGACTGGCTGGCGGACCGGAGCGTGGAGCCGAAGCCCCGGACGGTGTGGCGGGACTTGGGGGAGGCCGCCCTGGCGGGGTTCAGCCGCGGGGAGCGCGGATAGCGTCAGCTGCATCCGGGCGGGACTCCCCGTCCTGACGTTCTTCCGTGAAGTACGCCGCGATGTCCGCCACCAGTTCCTTTACCGCTGCCGGGATGGAGCCGTGGAAGCACTTGGGGGAGAGCAGGTAGGTGCTGCCCGGAACTGCCTGGTGCAGCCGCTGGGCTGTTTCCTTGTAGTAGGCAGGACTCTTGCCGCCGGCCATGAAATGGGTGTTTGCAGGCAGCACGCTGAAGTCCCGGGCATGGTCCTTCTCGTCGTAGGCCGCGCGCAGTTCGCCCACCCCGCTGGGCATGACCTGGCGGAACATTTTGTTGATCCTGGTCCTGGACAACACGGCCATCAGGCCGGCCAGGACGGGTTCGGGGATCCTGGCCATGGTTGAGCCCGGGCTGGTGGCCTTCTTCATGTGCGCCAGCGCATGGCCCACCCTGCCCTGGTTCACGGCATCCTCGAATCCGTCCAGCCAGGCGGTGTCGATGCTGCCGTCGATGTTCACCGCCGCGTCATACACCGCCAGCTTGTCCGGGACAAAGGCGGTTCCGGTGAACTCCTGCACCGCATTCAGGGCCACCGCTCCGCCAAGGCTGTGGCCCAAAATGTTCCGGGCGCCGGTGGCGCGCAGGACCGTCCGGACATCCTCGATTTCGGTGGCCATGGAGTAGTCCGCCGGTTGTTCGGACGAGTTTCCCCGGCCCCGCCGGTCATAGACGTCTACCGCCCAGCCGTCCCCCAGGCCCTTCGCCAGGGCAATCGAGAACGGGCGGTAGATCAACGCCGTCAGGAACGCGCCGCCAATCAGCAGCACCCGCCGGTCGCCGGGCGCCTCTTCGGTGCCGTAACTGTACAAAGCCAGCCTGCCGCCGTCGTGCGTTGGAAGTACGCGTTCTTTCACCAGCCCATCCTAGGGTGCACACCTGCGCGGCAACTGGGAGCCCGGGTACCCAATGCCCGGTAAACTTGTGGATTGTGACTTCCCAAAACACCCCCTCGCCCAAGAACGCCCCTGAGCCCGTCGATGCCAGCGAGCAGATGCGGATCCGGATGGAAAAGCGCGCCAAACTCCTGGAGCGCGGCGCTGAGGCGTACCCGGTGGGTGTGGAGCGGACGCACTCGCTCGCCGAGATCCGGGAAAAGTACGCCCACCTCGAGGCGGACGATACCACCGGCGACACCGTGGGCGTTACCGGCCGCGTCGTCTTTATCCGCAATACCGGCAAGCTCTGCTTCGCCACGCTGCAGGAAGGCGGCACCGACGGGAAGGCCACCCGCCTGCAGGCCATGCTGAGCCTGGCCAACGTCGGTGAGGAAGCGCTCGCCGACTGGAAGGCACTGGTTGACCTCGGTGACCACGTGTTCATCAAGGGCGAGGTCATCTCCTCCCGCCGCGGAGAGCTGTCCATCATGGCAGATTCCTGGTCCATGGCCTCCAAGGCACTGCGCCCGCTGCCGGTCCTGCACGCGGACCTGAACGAGGAAACCCGCGTCCGCCAGCGCTACGTTGACCTGATGGTCCGTGACGAGGCCCGCGAAATGGTCTACACCCGCGCCGCCATCACCCGCTCCATCCGCGAAACGCTGTTCCGGCACCGCTACGTGGAAGTGGAAACCCCCATCCTGAACCTGGTCCACGGCGGTGCACTTGCCCGCCCGTTCGAGACCCACATGAACGCCTTCGACCAGAAGATGACCCTGCGCATCGCCACCGAGCTGTACCTCAAGCGCGCCGTGGTGGGCGGGATCGACCGCGTGTACGACATGGGGCGCGTGTTCCGCAACGAGGGCGTGGACTCCACCCACAGCCCCGAATTCACCACCCTTGAGTGCTACGAGGCCTGGGCGGACCAGTTCGTCATGGCCGAGCGGATAAAGGAAATCATCCTCGACGCCGCCGACGCCGTGGGTGCCGGCCGTGTCCTGCAGACCGAGGCCGGCGAGATCAACCTCGACGGCGAGTGGGCATGGCTGGCCGTCTACCCCGGACTTTCCGACGCCGTTGGGCAGGAAATCACGCCGGACACGCCCGCTGAGGTGCTTCGCGGGATCGCGGAAAAGCACGACGTCAAGGTGGACCCCAAATGGGACGCCGAGAAGCTGGCTGTTGAGCTGTTCGGCGAGATTGTCGAACCAACCCTGCTGAACCCCACCTTCGTCTACGACTACCCGCCGTCTGCCCAGCCGCTGGCCCGCCCGCACCGCGAGGACGGCCGGCTGATCGAGGCCTGGGATCTGATTATCGGCGGCATGGAACGCGGCACCGCCTTCTCCGAGCTGATCGACCCCGTCATCCAGCGCGAACGGCTTACCGAGCAGTCCCTGCACGCGGCCGCCGGTGACGTGGAGGCCATGCAGCTCGACGAGGACTTCCTGCGCGCCCTTGAATACGGTGCCCCGCCCATGGGCGGCATCGGCCTGGGCATCGACCGGCTGGTCATGCTCTTCACGGGCGCCGGCATCCGCGAGACCATCCTGTTCCCCCTGCTGAAGCCCGAAGGGCACTGATCATGGAATACGTGGCAGTTATTCTTCCCTCGTTGGTGGTGGGCCTGCTGTTCTGGTTCGCCATGAAGGCAATTTTTAACGCGGACAAGGCCGAGCGGCAGGCGGAGGCCCGCGCGCAGGCCGAAGCCGATTCCCTCCCGGCGCAGCCAGCGGACCGTCCCGGCCCGGAATCCAAATAGATA
Proteins encoded in this window:
- a CDS encoding alpha/beta fold hydrolase; the protein is MTRENIRTPDGGTVELFSTGADLASAGSGVVVVPPSMVTAADYTKFAQKLSAALGRPVHTFNRRGRGSSSPQPDDYTLDVDIRDLDTVMKHTSSTDVFGHSFGGAVALHAARTLPVERLAVYDPAVSVNGSVTADWIAEYERAIAAGDHDRALAVIQRGLEAGGSFSSRMPLSMLTLANKLTAGTTEGKQQRELMRTGVREIKAIIAADMPAEPFQALPLETLIVVGEKSPAYFGIACGQIHDVLSGSSYTILPGLGHDGAIKAPDRLIKELSEFFAG
- a CDS encoding TetR/AcrR family transcriptional regulator; protein product: MTSAGPGRPRHQQPSRPGATARDEILDAAAELFTTQGFASTSTRSIADAVGIRQSSLYHHFKTKDDILEDLLEGTVSGGLRFARAVSALPTDDPETETPAGSRLHAVGLYDGTQLCSARWNLGVLYHLPEVRSTRFARFHNHRQELRRLYGELGAGTSAAPGGPDGGDFTFRLVESLIYLRADGAAGTDSAMQAADAGLILCGLGDGLPAIRAASQALINRLA
- a CDS encoding amino acid permease, whose translation is MTSTVLPTVHQDDADLTSLGYQPTLHRKLGRYASFAAGFSFVSILTTIFQLFAFGYSFAGPAFFWTWPVVLVGQLLVALNFAELAARYPLSGAVYQWARRVGGEGVGWFAGWFMAIAQVVTAAAAAIALQVVLPQLWDGFQVVGGDPALNTVTGASNAVVLGAVLLVATTIINSLGVKLMAHVNSVGVTCEIVGVAAVILALISAAQRGPDVVADTTVLQGSDLGAVGAFLVSGLMAAYVMVGFNSAGELSEETKDPRRTAPRTILSALLISGVGGALMIITALMAAPSLDDGRLATEGLPYVLTAVLGTFWGKVLLVDVAIAIFVCTLAIQTAGSRLVFSMARDGKLPASALLSSVHPTRGTPMWPSIVIGALAVGVLAINVGNAALFTTLCSVCIVMVYLAYLLVTVPQLLNRLRGDWDRVGQTMPAGLFSLGRWGLPVNVLAVLYGGVMVVNLAWPRPEVYDPSGENGLLLWSAPLMVTAVLLLGLWVRSRNLAAKA
- a CDS encoding urea amidolyase associated protein UAAP1, with amino-acid sequence MTQTIETPITGTATTAGARAHAREQHGKTAETMRHVPAASAPAHLLAGMPDGASPTWAESLAFGRYTTMSLARGTRIRLTDTAGDACVHTLLYRAGASHERLNVADTVKVPWQAYPGAGHPLLSDAGRLMATIVADTSSRHDALTGATTLAGNTTKYGAGTVHSAAPAARELLTLAALKNGLGTRDVAPSLSFFKGITVNPAGSITFTGSAGPGAAVELLLQMDAVLVLANTAHPLDPRADFTGTAVDILAWHAPQDLAALEAGSVAGPLAPEHLQALRNTEHDLAARNAR
- a CDS encoding urea amidolyase associated protein UAAP2, which produces MNTAIDTRSTPDAADTALASGAVVLDEFVEARGPWSAVVAAGDVLTIVDLEGNQAVDCLLYAAADTAVRYSAAATIAAQQSIVLTTGSVLRADSGAPLMTVVADEVGVHDTIGGACSQESNTLRYGQHTREQHACVENFLIEGSRWGLGKRDLVSNINWFMNVPVDPDGALGIVDGLSAPGKRVALKAEVDTLVLVSNCPQINNPCNGFNPTPVRMIVTRPEAAL